One Microbacterium esteraromaticum genomic window carries:
- a CDS encoding FtsK/SpoIIIE domain-containing protein: MDATTIVLPAAAAEPARPPLPLLAAIVPVIAGVVLWLITGSLFALCFAALGPLMLLASFLDGLRARRRARRSSEHDSDAAWQHAEDELVRLHDREQRDLRHRSPDAAGCLLDPPLRGRTPLSASTELVIGRGDRRSRIRASGGDDARSRAFRERAERLTDAPIVVELGGGVCVRTAQPVAAAVIRALVTQLCLRFGPTELSLHGSGVQAWGLSGFPHASRRRARFRLRLGDGSEPADAVFCIRMPGDEPPEGVTTVLDCIEPRQATARTPEGMSVLSLEGLSARQTAVIAADAAARAEDADEVPDAVALADLEQVQGGDGRLAACLGRREHGEVLVDLVDDGPHAIVTGMTGTGKSELLISWVAGIAAAHSPEEVAFVLIDFKGGTAFDPLRVLPHVVAVVTDLDALGARRGVGSLTAELRRREALLAAAGARDVAECPSLVRLVIVVDEFAALVREHPDLAQIFTDVAARGRALGMHLVLGTQRAGGVIREALAANCPLRLSLRVAESADSRLVIGTDAAAALPGGAESRGLAYVRRPEDAEPQVMRVALTSPSDLAATARRWAGSAGQDSPWLPPLPALIDLPAQADPSDGGVVLGRADEPQSQSQPWVRLAAGEGLAVIGGAGAGKSTLIGVLRSQVPDAVVIPSDAEEAWDAVAELVTGRHGMVLCDDLDLLLAQYPPEQAQLFLSRWETIIRAPEGAVITSSRASGPVGRLLDALPRRVLLRLSSRVEHIAAGGDSGTFDPHRLPGRGWFDGRDVQLCWTDALASTPVGPRAIDGWRPRRARSGVVTAASEATRRALSAALPDCRVIMLAELSGVTGPDIGGEPLVVVADPEEWRSHWAVLQSIRSSGELVVSAECQAELRQLAGVRETPPFARPHEDRAWAVEAGGRPRRVLLR; this comes from the coding sequence ATGGATGCCACGACCATCGTCCTCCCCGCCGCTGCAGCCGAGCCGGCGCGTCCTCCTCTTCCACTGCTGGCGGCGATCGTCCCCGTCATCGCGGGGGTCGTGCTCTGGCTGATCACCGGATCGCTCTTCGCCCTGTGCTTCGCCGCCCTGGGCCCGCTCATGCTGCTCGCCTCCTTCCTCGACGGACTGCGCGCACGACGCAGAGCAAGGCGCAGCTCGGAGCACGACTCCGATGCGGCCTGGCAGCACGCGGAGGACGAACTGGTCCGTCTGCATGACCGTGAGCAGCGCGATCTGCGGCACCGCTCACCGGACGCGGCCGGCTGCCTGCTCGACCCGCCGCTGCGCGGACGCACACCACTGAGCGCGAGCACCGAGCTCGTGATCGGCCGCGGCGATCGCCGGAGCCGCATCCGGGCGTCCGGCGGTGACGATGCCAGGTCGCGTGCCTTCCGCGAGCGCGCCGAGCGCCTCACCGATGCGCCGATCGTCGTCGAACTCGGGGGAGGGGTGTGCGTCCGCACGGCGCAGCCCGTGGCAGCGGCCGTCATCAGAGCGCTCGTCACCCAGCTGTGCCTTCGGTTCGGTCCGACGGAGCTGAGCCTACACGGCAGCGGGGTCCAGGCCTGGGGTCTCTCGGGGTTCCCGCATGCGTCTCGGCGCCGAGCGCGCTTCCGACTGCGGCTCGGTGACGGATCGGAACCGGCCGATGCAGTCTTCTGCATCCGGATGCCAGGCGACGAGCCGCCGGAAGGCGTCACGACCGTGCTGGACTGCATCGAGCCGCGCCAGGCGACCGCGCGCACACCCGAGGGGATGTCGGTCCTGTCGCTGGAGGGGCTGTCTGCACGGCAGACGGCGGTGATCGCGGCTGACGCGGCCGCACGGGCCGAGGACGCCGACGAGGTGCCGGATGCTGTGGCGCTCGCCGACCTCGAGCAGGTGCAGGGCGGCGACGGCAGACTCGCGGCGTGCCTGGGCCGCAGGGAGCACGGCGAGGTGCTGGTCGACCTCGTCGACGACGGGCCCCACGCGATCGTCACCGGGATGACGGGCACGGGCAAGAGCGAGCTGCTGATCAGCTGGGTGGCGGGGATCGCGGCAGCGCATTCGCCGGAGGAGGTGGCGTTCGTGCTGATCGACTTCAAGGGCGGCACCGCCTTCGACCCGCTCAGGGTGCTGCCGCACGTCGTCGCGGTGGTGACCGACCTCGACGCCCTCGGTGCGCGGCGGGGCGTCGGCAGCCTCACCGCCGAGCTTCGGCGACGGGAGGCCCTGCTCGCCGCGGCCGGCGCGCGCGACGTCGCCGAGTGCCCGTCGCTGGTGCGCCTGGTGATCGTGGTCGACGAGTTCGCCGCGCTGGTCAGGGAGCACCCCGACCTGGCGCAGATCTTCACGGATGTCGCGGCTCGCGGTCGGGCGCTGGGTATGCACCTCGTGCTCGGCACGCAGCGCGCGGGCGGGGTCATCAGGGAGGCCCTGGCGGCGAACTGTCCACTGCGGCTCAGCCTGCGCGTCGCGGAGTCCGCCGACAGCCGTCTCGTGATCGGGACGGATGCCGCAGCGGCTCTGCCTGGTGGTGCCGAATCGCGTGGCCTCGCGTACGTCCGGCGCCCCGAGGACGCAGAGCCGCAGGTGATGCGCGTCGCCCTCACGTCACCATCCGACCTCGCGGCGACGGCGCGGCGATGGGCCGGTTCCGCGGGTCAAGACAGCCCGTGGCTTCCGCCCCTGCCCGCCCTGATCGATCTCCCGGCACAGGCCGATCCGAGTGACGGCGGGGTCGTGCTCGGCAGGGCCGACGAGCCGCAGAGCCAGAGCCAGCCGTGGGTGCGCCTCGCGGCGGGCGAGGGGCTCGCGGTGATCGGGGGAGCCGGGGCGGGCAAGAGCACGCTGATCGGCGTGCTTCGAAGCCAGGTGCCCGATGCGGTGGTGATCCCGTCCGACGCGGAGGAGGCGTGGGACGCGGTCGCCGAACTGGTCACCGGACGGCACGGGATGGTGCTGTGCGATGATCTCGACCTGCTGCTGGCCCAGTACCCGCCAGAGCAGGCGCAGCTGTTCCTCAGCCGGTGGGAGACGATCATCCGCGCTCCGGAGGGTGCGGTGATCACCTCGTCGCGGGCGTCCGGTCCGGTCGGCCGACTGCTCGACGCGCTGCCGCGTCGAGTGCTGCTGCGGCTGAGCAGCCGAGTCGAGCACATCGCCGCAGGCGGCGACTCCGGCACCTTCGATCCGCACCGGCTCCCCGGACGCGGATGGTTCGACGGCCGCGATGTGCAGCTGTGCTGGACGGATGCGCTCGCATCCACGCCAGTAGGACCGAGAGCCATAGACGGCTGGCGCCCGCGGCGCGCGCGCTCGGGGGTGGTGACGGCGGCGTCCGAGGCCACGCGGCGCGCGCTCTCGGCCGCCCTCCCGGACTGCCGGGTGATCATGCTCGCGGAGCTGAGCGGCGTGACCGGTCCGGACATCGGCGGCGAGCCGCTGGTGGTCGTCGCAGACCCCGAGGAGTGGCGCTCGCACTGGGCCGTGCTGCAGAGCATCCGCAGCAGCGGCGAACTCGTCGTCTCCGCCGAGTGCCAGGCGGAGCTGCGCCAGCTCGCCGGTGTGCGGGAGACTCCGCCGTTCGCGCGGCCGCACGAAGACAGGGCATGGGCCGTCGAGGCGGGTGGACGTCCCCGAAGGGTGCTGCTGAGATGA
- a CDS encoding OsmC family protein: protein MAPLGEHHYALTTTWTGNRGTGTSGYRDYARDVTIGINGKPDLLASSDKPFRGDPTRWNPEDLLLAALSECHLLSYLHACVSAGVVVSEYRDEATGVMREDGRGGGAFVEVTLRPRVVVAEESMLDAAREAHRTANEWCFIANSVNFPVRHEATVSVALEGD from the coding sequence ATGGCTCCCCTCGGCGAACACCACTACGCGCTCACCACCACCTGGACGGGAAACCGAGGCACCGGCACGAGCGGATACCGCGACTATGCGAGAGACGTCACGATCGGCATTAACGGCAAGCCCGACCTGCTGGCGTCATCCGACAAGCCGTTCCGAGGAGATCCGACCCGATGGAACCCCGAGGACCTGCTCCTCGCCGCGCTGTCGGAGTGCCATCTGCTCTCCTACCTGCACGCCTGCGTCAGCGCCGGCGTGGTGGTGAGCGAGTACCGCGACGAAGCCACCGGTGTGATGCGCGAGGACGGCAGGGGAGGCGGCGCCTTCGTCGAGGTGACTCTTCGTCCCCGGGTCGTGGTCGCCGAAGAGTCGATGCTCGATGCCGCCCGGGAGGCGCACCGCACCGCCAACGAGTGGTGCTTCATCGCGAACTCGGTGAACTTCCCGGTGCGCCACGAAGCGACGGTCTCCGTCGCACTCGAGGGCGACTGA
- the atpD gene encoding F0F1 ATP synthase subunit beta produces MTTTATAEQPATAVVGRVARVNGPVVDIEFPHDSIPEIYNALKTTITIGEDSTEITLEVAQHLGDDLVRAIALKPTDGIVRGQEVRDTGEAISVPVGDVTKGKVFNVIGEVLNAEPGETIEVTERWPIHRKAPNFDQLESKTTMFETGIKSIDLLTPYVQGGKIGLFGGAGVGKTVLIQEMIQRVAQDHGGVSVFAGVGERTREGNDLIHEMEEAGVFDKTALVFGQMDEPPGTRLRVALSALTMAEYFRDVQKQDVLLFIDNIFRFTQAGSEVSTLLGRMPSAVGYQPNLADEMGLLQERITSTRGHSITSLQAIYVPADDYTDPAPATTFAHLDATTELSREIASKGLYPAIDPLTSTSRIMDPRYLGEDHYRVATTVKQILQKNKELQEIIAILGVDELSEEDKIVVARARRIQQFLSQNTYMAKKFTGVEGSTVPLKETIESFDAICRGDFDHVAEQAFFNVGGISDVEEAWAKIQKENA; encoded by the coding sequence ATGACCACCACCGCCACGGCTGAGCAGCCGGCGACCGCGGTCGTCGGGCGCGTCGCACGCGTCAACGGTCCGGTTGTCGACATCGAGTTCCCGCACGATTCGATCCCCGAGATCTACAACGCCCTCAAGACCACCATCACCATCGGCGAGGACTCCACCGAGATCACGCTCGAGGTCGCACAGCACCTCGGCGACGACCTCGTCCGCGCGATCGCCCTGAAGCCGACCGACGGCATCGTCCGCGGCCAGGAGGTCCGCGACACCGGCGAGGCCATCTCGGTCCCCGTGGGAGATGTGACCAAGGGCAAGGTCTTCAACGTGATCGGCGAGGTCCTCAACGCCGAGCCCGGCGAGACCATCGAGGTCACCGAGCGCTGGCCGATCCACCGCAAGGCGCCGAACTTCGACCAGCTCGAGTCGAAGACCACCATGTTCGAGACCGGCATCAAGTCGATCGACCTCCTGACCCCCTACGTGCAGGGTGGAAAGATCGGTCTGTTCGGTGGCGCGGGTGTCGGCAAGACCGTCCTCATCCAGGAGATGATCCAGCGCGTCGCGCAGGACCACGGCGGTGTGTCGGTGTTCGCCGGTGTCGGCGAGCGCACCCGTGAGGGCAACGACCTCATCCACGAGATGGAGGAGGCGGGCGTCTTCGACAAGACCGCCCTCGTCTTCGGCCAGATGGACGAGCCGCCGGGGACGCGTCTGCGCGTCGCGCTGTCGGCTCTGACCATGGCGGAGTACTTCCGCGACGTGCAGAAGCAGGACGTGCTGCTGTTCATCGACAACATCTTCCGCTTCACGCAGGCCGGCTCCGAGGTCTCGACCCTGCTGGGCCGCATGCCCTCGGCCGTGGGCTACCAGCCGAACCTCGCCGACGAGATGGGCCTCCTGCAGGAGCGCATCACGTCGACGCGTGGTCACTCGATCACCTCGCTGCAGGCGATCTACGTGCCGGCCGACGACTACACCGACCCGGCCCCGGCGACCACGTTCGCGCACCTCGACGCCACCACCGAGCTCTCGCGTGAGATCGCGTCGAAGGGTCTGTACCCCGCGATCGACCCGCTGACCTCGACGTCGCGCATCATGGACCCGCGTTACCTGGGTGAGGACCACTACCGCGTGGCCACCACGGTCAAGCAGATCCTGCAGAAGAACAAGGAGCTGCAGGAGATCATCGCGATCCTCGGTGTCGACGAGCTCTCCGAAGAGGACAAGATCGTCGTCGCCCGCGCGCGCCGCATCCAGCAGTTCCTCTCGCAGAACACCTACATGGCGAAGAAGTTCACCGGTGTCGAGGGCTCGACCGTGCCGCTCAAGGAGACCATCGAGTCGTTCGATGCGATCTGCCGTGGTGACTTCGACCACGTCGCCGAGCAGGCGTTCTTCAACGTCGGCGGCATCTCCGACGTCGAAGAGGCATGGGCGAAGATCCAGAAGGAGAACGCCTGA
- a CDS encoding aldo/keto reductase, giving the protein MATSQRRVGASGLVVSAAGLGCNNFGRAGTATETLEGTRAVIDAALANGVFFFDTADMYGAEAGRSEELMGEVLEGRRDRVVLATKFGHDRDMGYDFPAGRGSRRYVRHAVEQSLRRLRTDWIDLYQLHLPDTTTPIAETIDALDELVDEGKIRYYGHSNFTGWQIAEAEFTARARSTGRFISAQNHYSLLARASEREVLPAVNRYGLGFFPFFPLKNGLLTGKFTREGGPEGSRIMDTRRHIWADAPWDALERYQEFCDQRSITMLQATFGWLLAQPGVSSVIAGATSPSQVEANAAAADAWTPTAADLAEIDALFPLIDDPADRM; this is encoded by the coding sequence ATGGCTACCTCGCAGCGTCGCGTCGGCGCATCCGGACTCGTCGTATCCGCCGCCGGTCTCGGCTGCAACAACTTCGGACGCGCAGGCACCGCCACCGAAACGCTCGAAGGCACCCGCGCGGTGATCGACGCGGCGCTCGCGAACGGAGTGTTCTTCTTCGACACCGCCGACATGTACGGCGCCGAGGCCGGTCGCAGCGAGGAGCTCATGGGCGAGGTGCTCGAGGGACGCCGGGATCGGGTCGTGCTCGCCACCAAGTTCGGACACGATCGCGACATGGGCTATGACTTCCCGGCCGGACGCGGATCGCGCCGATATGTCCGTCATGCCGTGGAGCAGTCGCTGCGCAGGTTGCGAACCGACTGGATCGATCTGTACCAGCTTCACCTGCCGGACACCACGACGCCGATCGCCGAGACGATCGATGCGCTCGACGAGCTCGTCGACGAGGGCAAGATCCGCTACTACGGACACTCGAACTTCACAGGGTGGCAGATCGCGGAGGCGGAGTTCACGGCCCGCGCCCGCTCGACGGGGCGCTTCATCTCCGCGCAGAACCACTACTCCCTTCTCGCGCGCGCCTCCGAGCGAGAGGTGCTTCCTGCCGTGAACCGCTATGGCCTGGGCTTCTTCCCGTTCTTCCCGCTGAAGAACGGTCTGCTCACCGGCAAGTTCACCCGCGAGGGAGGACCTGAAGGCAGCCGGATCATGGACACGCGTCGGCACATCTGGGCGGATGCGCCGTGGGACGCGCTCGAGCGGTACCAGGAGTTCTGCGATCAGCGCTCCATCACCATGCTGCAGGCGACGTTCGGCTGGCTTCTGGCGCAGCCGGGGGTGTCGAGCGTGATCGCCGGCGCGACCAGCCCCTCCCAGGTCGAGGCGAACGCCGCCGCGGCCGATGCATGGACGCCGACCGCTGCGGACCTCGCCGAGATCGACGCGCTGTTCCCCCTGATCGACGACCCCGCCGACCGGATGTGA
- a CDS encoding asparaginase, with protein MLETLTIADAVELAIVERNGFVESRHAGAAVVLSSEGEVVAQHGNAEALILPRSSLKPLQAIASVTAGAALEGEQLGLGTASHSGTDRHVEVVREMLTAGGLNEDDLGCPVAWPSDATARRDMIRDHADKARVRMNCSGKHALMLRACVATGWPTEGYLDPTHPLQVHIREVVERLAGEKIAHTAIDGCGAPVHAITLLGLARAIHRIGSASERSPFALHRVAGALVRAVRENPWTIAGPGEPDTIAIETLGVFAKHGAEGVMVMAAPDGTTVALKMLDGSSRASAIVAATLLARTGALGEADVAALASALPLDVLGGGQPVGAIRPGSGI; from the coding sequence GTGCTCGAGACTCTCACCATCGCTGACGCTGTCGAACTCGCGATCGTGGAGCGCAACGGCTTCGTGGAGTCCCGCCATGCGGGGGCCGCAGTCGTGCTCTCCTCCGAGGGGGAGGTCGTCGCACAGCACGGCAACGCCGAGGCGCTGATCCTGCCGCGCTCCAGCCTGAAGCCTCTTCAGGCGATCGCCAGCGTGACTGCCGGTGCCGCGCTCGAGGGCGAGCAGCTCGGGCTGGGCACGGCGAGCCACAGCGGCACCGACCGGCACGTCGAGGTCGTGCGCGAGATGCTCACCGCAGGCGGACTCAACGAGGACGACCTGGGATGTCCGGTCGCCTGGCCGTCCGACGCCACCGCGCGCCGCGACATGATCCGCGATCACGCCGACAAGGCCCGCGTGCGGATGAACTGCTCGGGCAAGCACGCACTGATGCTTCGCGCCTGCGTCGCGACCGGCTGGCCGACAGAGGGCTACCTCGACCCGACGCATCCCCTTCAGGTGCACATCCGCGAGGTCGTCGAGCGCCTCGCCGGCGAGAAGATCGCCCATACCGCCATCGACGGCTGCGGAGCGCCGGTGCACGCCATCACGCTGCTCGGCCTCGCCCGGGCGATCCACCGCATCGGCTCGGCGTCCGAGCGCTCGCCTTTCGCTCTTCACCGCGTCGCCGGCGCGCTGGTGCGCGCCGTGCGCGAGAATCCCTGGACCATCGCCGGTCCCGGCGAGCCCGACACGATCGCCATCGAGACTCTCGGCGTCTTCGCCAAGCACGGTGCCGAGGGCGTGATGGTGATGGCCGCACCTGACGGCACGACCGTGGCCCTCAAGATGCTCGATGGCAGCAGCCGTGCATCCGCCATCGTCGCGGCCACGCTGCTCGCGCGCACCGGCGCGCTGGGCGAGGCGGATGTCGCGGCACTCGCCTCGGCGCTCCCGCTGGATGTGCTCGGAGGCGGCCAGCCGGTCGGCGCGATCCGTCCCGGTTCCGGTATCTGA
- a CDS encoding DUF5684 domain-containing protein — MDYGDYGGYEALAAMFALLGIVFFIIGPIYYVVSSIFMMKIFEKAGAVGKWRAWVPIYREMIFFKLGDMSPWLVLYTLGATIVLSFVGLGGIVGLAFTALFAMAGWRVGLKLQKEAAWVILFVLLNIVWMGIVAFDRSRWNSSIAPAPWAGNGFLGDNTVWDGIPVQAGQNVAPAGGYGAPQGYQPPAPQGYAPPAQPGYAPPAQPGYGAPQNPGAPVPPAPGAPVPPPATPPAPPAPPAAPPATPPAPPAPPAAPNDPTQPPA; from the coding sequence ATGGACTATGGCGACTACGGGGGCTACGAGGCCCTCGCCGCGATGTTCGCCCTTCTGGGCATCGTGTTCTTCATCATCGGACCGATCTACTACGTCGTCTCGTCGATCTTCATGATGAAGATCTTCGAGAAGGCCGGCGCGGTGGGCAAGTGGCGGGCATGGGTTCCCATCTACCGCGAGATGATCTTCTTCAAGCTCGGCGACATGAGCCCGTGGCTCGTGCTGTACACGCTGGGTGCGACCATCGTCCTCTCGTTCGTCGGTCTCGGCGGTATCGTCGGGCTCGCGTTCACCGCGCTCTTCGCGATGGCGGGCTGGCGCGTGGGCCTCAAGCTGCAGAAGGAAGCGGCGTGGGTCATCCTGTTCGTGCTGCTCAACATCGTCTGGATGGGCATCGTCGCATTCGACCGCTCGCGCTGGAACTCCAGCATCGCGCCTGCTCCGTGGGCAGGCAACGGCTTCCTCGGCGACAACACCGTGTGGGACGGCATCCCCGTGCAGGCGGGGCAGAACGTCGCCCCCGCCGGCGGATACGGTGCGCCGCAGGGCTACCAGCCGCCCGCACCGCAGGGCTACGCCCCGCCGGCGCAGCCTGGCTACGCCCCGCCGGCGCAGCCCGGTTACGGCGCACCGCAGAACCCGGGCGCCCCGGTTCCGCCTGCCCCCGGTGCCCCGGTGCCTCCTCCGGCCACCCCGCCGGCGCCTCCCGCCCCGCCGGCAGCGCCTCCGGCGACTCCGCCCGCACCGCCTGCGCCGCCGGCCGCGCCGAACGATCCGACCCAGCCGCCCGCGTGA
- a CDS encoding F0F1 ATP synthase subunit epsilon has protein sequence MALHVSLVSADAEVWTGEASLVVAKTVEGEIGIMSGHEPVLAILAQGEVRITQTDGSKVLANAQDGFLSMEGDTLTIVAGNAALIA, from the coding sequence ATGGCGCTGCACGTGAGCCTCGTCTCCGCTGACGCGGAGGTCTGGACGGGAGAGGCGTCGCTCGTCGTCGCCAAGACCGTCGAGGGCGAGATCGGCATCATGTCCGGTCATGAGCCGGTGCTGGCCATCCTCGCCCAGGGCGAGGTCCGCATCACTCAGACGGACGGCAGCAAGGTGCTCGCGAACGCGCAGGATGGGTTCCTCTCGATGGAGGGCGACACCCTGACGATCGTGGCAGGCAACGCCGCGTTGATCGCCTGA
- a CDS encoding PP2C family protein-serine/threonine phosphatase: MPETTTQTFRVSDELELTWAGVTDRGRRRENNQDSFLAKYPLFIVADGMGGHAGGEIASQATVDRLSDMVDAGRIDDERIIAALQLAVDDIHRHPDTTDEGTGTTLTGVYLDRGEDGSWRWISLNIGDSRVYLERDGRLIQVTTDHSVVQELIASGKISPEEADAHPYSNVITRAVGANELVSPDYVAIDVVDGDRFIICSDGLTKELTDYGILHFLRENDEPADAVSAMVDAALENGGRDNVTLIVLNVRYTGASEDPADEPADDEPADDEQSSSTDGTTQD; encoded by the coding sequence GTGCCTGAGACCACGACGCAGACGTTCCGCGTCAGCGATGAGCTGGAGCTCACCTGGGCAGGCGTGACCGACCGCGGTCGGCGCCGCGAGAACAACCAGGACTCCTTCCTCGCGAAGTATCCGCTGTTCATCGTCGCCGACGGCATGGGCGGGCACGCCGGGGGCGAGATCGCGAGCCAGGCGACGGTCGACCGGCTCTCCGACATGGTCGACGCGGGGCGGATCGACGACGAGCGGATCATCGCTGCGCTGCAGCTGGCCGTCGACGACATCCACCGGCATCCAGACACGACCGATGAGGGCACCGGCACCACCCTGACCGGCGTCTACCTCGATCGGGGCGAAGACGGCAGCTGGCGCTGGATCTCGCTGAACATCGGCGATTCCCGGGTCTACCTGGAGCGCGACGGGCGGCTCATCCAGGTCACCACGGATCATTCGGTCGTGCAGGAGCTCATCGCCTCGGGCAAGATCAGCCCCGAAGAGGCGGATGCGCACCCGTACAGCAACGTGATCACCCGCGCGGTCGGCGCGAACGAACTGGTCTCGCCCGACTACGTCGCGATCGACGTGGTCGATGGAGACCGGTTCATCATCTGCTCCGATGGCCTCACCAAGGAGCTGACCGACTACGGGATCCTGCACTTCCTGCGAGAGAACGACGAGCCCGCCGACGCGGTCAGCGCCATGGTCGACGCGGCGCTCGAGAACGGCGGACGCGACAACGTCACGCTGATCGTGCTGAACGTGCGCTACACCGGCGCATCGGAGGATCCCGCCGACGAGCCCGCAGACGACGAGCCCGCAGACGACGAGCAGTCCTCCTCCACAGACGGCACGACCCAGGACTGA
- a CDS encoding YaaA family protein gives MKILLPPSETKRQGGSGGPLRFETLELPSLTGKRVELVEALVELSSDVDEARRVLKLSERQAGDVEHNRMLRTAPTMAAIDRYTGVLYDALDAASLDRTARRWLGEHVLIHSAPFGPIGALDEIPLYRLAAGTSLPGIRPLRRHWAEATSMALSGAGFVLDLRSESYVALGPVAGIVPSAYVRVVTESGRALNHFNKKAKGEFVRALATTRPRGRTARSLIAWASGNGIRLREADDAGVLELVVDG, from the coding sequence ATGAAGATCCTTCTGCCCCCGTCCGAGACGAAGCGCCAGGGCGGCTCCGGCGGCCCGCTGCGCTTCGAGACCCTCGAGCTGCCGTCGCTCACCGGGAAGCGCGTCGAGCTCGTCGAGGCCCTCGTCGAGCTCAGCTCCGACGTCGACGAGGCGCGTCGCGTGCTCAAGCTCAGCGAGCGTCAGGCGGGCGATGTCGAGCACAACCGGATGCTCCGCACGGCGCCCACGATGGCCGCGATCGACCGCTATACCGGCGTGCTCTACGACGCCCTCGACGCGGCGTCTCTCGATCGGACGGCTCGACGCTGGCTCGGCGAGCACGTGCTGATCCACTCGGCGCCCTTCGGGCCGATCGGCGCACTCGACGAGATCCCCCTGTACCGGCTGGCTGCGGGGACGTCGCTTCCCGGCATCCGGCCTCTTCGTCGGCACTGGGCCGAGGCGACATCTATGGCGCTGAGCGGTGCCGGTTTCGTGCTCGACCTCCGCAGCGAGTCGTACGTCGCGCTCGGCCCCGTCGCCGGCATCGTCCCGTCGGCGTATGTGCGCGTGGTCACCGAGTCCGGACGGGCGCTCAATCACTTCAACAAGAAGGCCAAGGGTGAGTTCGTGCGCGCGCTCGCGACGACACGCCCGCGGGGCCGCACCGCGCGATCGCTCATCGCGTGGGCGTCGGGGAACGGCATCCGGCTGCGAGAGGCAGACGATGCCGGTGTGCTGGAGCTCGTCGTCGACGGCTGA
- a CDS encoding lysophospholipid acyltransferase family protein: protein MSAEQSVPPVDPESGLPEHSSPRRAGFKYKLGRMIAAPLARVVYRPRIEGRENVPLTGAVILASNHLSFIDSMAIPVAAPRPVHFLAKSSYFEGTGFKGALSRQFFTSVGAIPVRRGAGQAALDALDQQRQLLEEDLAVALYPEGTRSTDGRLYKGRTGVAFLALQTGAPVVPVGLIGTDKVMPVGAKMPSISERVTVRFGTPIDVSKHGPATSGKARRLATDEIMSAIHALSGQELAGVYNEPPAQTPIEKIKQALPHERR, encoded by the coding sequence GTGAGTGCTGAGCAGTCGGTTCCCCCTGTCGATCCCGAGTCCGGGCTGCCGGAGCACTCGTCGCCGCGTCGAGCAGGGTTCAAGTACAAGCTCGGCCGGATGATCGCCGCTCCTCTGGCCCGCGTCGTCTACCGCCCGCGCATCGAAGGACGCGAGAACGTGCCGCTCACCGGCGCGGTGATCCTCGCCAGCAACCACCTGTCGTTCATCGACTCGATGGCGATCCCGGTGGCCGCTCCGCGGCCCGTGCACTTTCTGGCGAAGTCGAGCTATTTCGAGGGCACCGGTTTCAAGGGGGCGCTCTCTCGCCAGTTCTTCACCTCGGTCGGAGCGATCCCGGTGCGCCGCGGTGCCGGCCAGGCAGCCCTCGACGCCCTCGACCAGCAGCGCCAGCTGCTGGAGGAGGACCTCGCCGTCGCCCTCTACCCCGAGGGCACGCGCTCGACCGACGGCCGCCTCTACAAGGGACGCACCGGCGTCGCCTTCCTCGCCCTGCAGACCGGCGCGCCGGTCGTGCCTGTCGGCCTCATCGGCACCGACAAGGTGATGCCCGTGGGCGCGAAGATGCCCTCGATCAGCGAGCGTGTGACGGTGCGCTTCGGCACGCCGATCGACGTCTCGAAGCACGGTCCGGCTACGAGCGGAAAGGCCCGCCGTCTGGCCACCGACGAGATAATGTCCGCGATCCACGCTCTGAGCGGTCAGGAGCTCGCCGGCGTGTACAACGAACCCCCCGCGCAGACTCCGATCGAGAAGATCAAGCAGGCGCTCCCCCACGAGCGCCGCTGA